A region of the Emys orbicularis isolate rEmyOrb1 chromosome 6, rEmyOrb1.hap1, whole genome shotgun sequence genome:
tttatcccccactttgccacaagggcaagccccctgacagacctagtgaaagcccgtggacctgatctggtgagatggtctgatgcagcagaagaagcattcacagacctacggactgccctctgcaataaccccgtactgatagcccctgatttcaccaaggagtttatcctgcagacggatgcatcggaagtagggttgggggccgttctatcacagatggtcagggaggaggaacacccaattctatacctcagttggaaactccttccaagggaacaaaaatgtgcagtggtggagagagaatgcctcgctgtaaaatgggccatggaaacattgcgctactacctgctcgggcgcagatttgtcctcgtgaccgactatgcccctcttcaatggatgcagcggaacaaggagaagaacacaagggtgaccagatggttcttatccctccaacctttccagttccgtgtgcaacacagagcagggagccgtcatggcaatgctgatggcttgtcacgtgtgcactgtctggtgtcctaagctgcccaaccccttggcgttgagcaggggggagggatatgtgacagacccagaccagtggggtacaggagtctggtagagggcaaatatactggtcactggatgagtagttgtttgttccctgagtgaccagaacaggggctgcactagagtaatcaggaacctgctagaaccagttaaggcaggcaggctaattaagacacctggagccaggtgtccccaacccacatggtgaatctctgaggcaagaaaatccgccaataagcgcaggacccaccaagatagaggaggaactttgtcacaatataaaGATATTGCATCAATGTGTTTTTTATAATGATACACACAGTAGAAGTTGATCCACACTGAGAACAGAAAAACACCAGTTGAGGAAATGGTTAACATCTTTTTCATTAACAGTGCCCCATCCAGAAATGCAGCAGCCCCTTCGTTGGCTGGGCTGCTGTGGAATGCATGGTCAGAGGATACCTGCCATTGCCCCTGCACAGAGGGGGGTCTTGCATGTGTCCCAAAATAGTCACGGGGCTGAAATACTTTGACTGGGCTTTtaaaaggagcctaagggagctAGGTGCCCAACTCACATTGAATGTCAATGGTATTTGGGCGCCTCATTcatttaggcacctttgaaaaattcCAGCCTTAAAGAAATTATTGCTCATGAATATTATGGAGTGATGGTGTTGTCTCAGGCCATGCCTATTACAAGCCCTGGCCCAGCTCAGTCCTTAAGAGAAACATGCCCACCTGCTTCACCAACGTGGACCTTACCTGTAACATGGGCCTCCGAATAGTGTGGTGGGCTTTGTGATGTGCACAGATTAGAATGAGTCCACGAAACTCATTGGCTAGATTCTTTCTTGGTCTAACTTCATTGAAGTCCATAATTAACTCTGTGTAAACCCACTGAGTTCCAACAAGGAGGAATTTGGCCCACTTGAAGGAGTCCATGCTCCTGTTTCACACATACTGTAATTACAGGAGTACTGCCAGCTTTCTACAAGTGAAAGTCTTGTGTATTGCATTAGCCACCTTTATTGCATTATCCAAACTTTCTTTGGGTATCCAGCAAAAGGAACATATACTTAGTCCTCCAGACAAAGACACAAGTAAGATGTATTGCCTTTATTATCCACAGGAGAGATTACGTACCTCATGAAGTGTTGCCAGTGAAATTCAAACCACCTGAAAAGTATGTCAAGAGTGACGAGAACATGGATTTTATCTCAATATATAAACAAGACTACAACCCCTATCCTATCTGTCGAGTTCCTCCCTGCTTGCCCCGCGAGACTAACTACACCTCCAATGTCAAGATGGACACAATACCTACGTACAAAGGTATGTACCCTCGCAGCTGTTTTGTAGGAGGGCTTCACTTGTAACATCTTGCTTCAAGAGAACAGAATGAGGATACACAGACTTCTGCATTTGTTATTTCTTATATTGCCCTGATAGGTTGGTTCTGTAGGAACCTTAAGAGAACGACTGGAAAGTCAACTAACCTGGGCGCTTTGGGCTGGACTGAGGCTAAGGACAGAATTTTAATCTAATTTAACTTTCTTCTTAGTGTCAGGTTTGTCAGGCCCTTTTTTCAGGGTGGGAGTGGGCTGGCTGTTGGGTCTTTGTGGAGCCTTTCCCTTCTCTTGCCCCTTGCCTAGAGCATCACTGAAAGCTTCAGCACTGCCCTAACATCAGccatgaggggagagggagtgctgAAAAGCAGTGCTGAATGCTCTACCAGCGTGGGCCAGGCTAGCCCGGGATCGTAACTAATTCCTGATTAGCTCAGTAACTCAGTCAGTGGGGCCAGTCCAGTTCAGAATGGCATCTAACACAAGGCAAGAATCTGCTCCCAGtgatgctggtgtaaactgggagCCGTTCCAGTGTTTGTgaattaattatatatattttaaagaatgaaTAATTGCTGCTGTTTCATGTCatgagatgtgtgtgtgggggctcctATCGGGGCTGGAATGGAAGTGGCATTCTCCTTTTCCGTCCAAGGTGAAGGAGTCCTTTAAATTCTGACAACTGCTCCCACAGATAAGGCTCAACTTCTATCGCACTTCACAATCATAGCCCACAAAACACGTCAGATAGGTGTGCAAGTATTCCTAGCCCCATGTGATGGGTGAGTTACTTAATCTCTCCCTCTATGCCTTAGATCCCCATCCAAGGCCACACaccaggtcagtggcaaagcctgGTCTCCCAGTCTTGTGCCTTGTCTACTAGACCATTACACCCCATTTAATTTTTACTGCCCTCACCAGAAGGTCTCTCACTGCAGGGATCATCTTTCTTGGTTCAATGAGTGCTAAATGCTACTCCCTCCAGAACCTGTAAACGCTACTCGTGAAACAGCCATAGAATGGCTACAAAGCCACCTGCACTGCTGCCCTCTCCCTAGGGGTTGAGCACACTGGGATGAATACTGCATTGTTATACTAGCATGaatccagagcaactccactTGCTTTAGAGTTGTTTGTCATATAACACTAAGGCATTTTGCCTCTGCTTCTAACCTCTGCTGGATCAGGAACTTGGTCTTAAACAGTGATCTGCTAATGGCAGCCTGTCGTGCTACCACTAGAGGGCTGGGCTCGCACTTTGTGTATtactttaaattttatttttttcctgctgtaaAACAAGAAGTCTACTTACTCAGGCTGATTGCTAGTATGAGGGTTTGGCCCTATTCAGCATAAGTAAttctctatttaaaataaaaataaagcaagaaaataaaaatggggaaaaaaacccatgtGACTGCAATGTTAAGGTTACACAATTAAAATGACAAAAAGCCACAAAATCGGTGTCCATGTTAAAGCACTCAAAGCCTCAAtgctttataccagctgagaatctgtccctatGTGTTTAGCCATGCTTCCATTCGACCTAAGAACCATATGTAAATCTTTTTGTTTTATCCGTGTTTAGGTCAGGACCTTTACTAGTGCGCTCAAGAGCTCTAATAAAATGCAGCACAGCCACATTTGGTTGCAATTTGCAGTATTTTTCAAAACACTGTGCAAATGGAAAGCTCCATCTAACAACCCCACAAAGATTTGGTTCCATATTgtgttaattcattttaaaaggcCATAGGTCACAAATGGGAAGGTTTTCAATGTGTTTTTACCTATTCAGCCTTATGGCATAAAAAGGCTTTATTAATCACCTTTCAAGGTGCAATTTATTTGTAATGTGCTGCTCTATGAGGTTTCAAATAATGCCACCTTGGCAATAAATGCCTTTCATATGAAGTCGTGAGTTCACCCAACCCAGTGGTATAGGGTGGTTTTAAATGATGCTATCAGATATCACAATTAATGTCTGACAGCTTTGCAACTTGATTTCTTAACACTGCATGAAGCATGGTTTCAAAGTTTTCATCTCCTCTTAGTCGTGTGTGTCTATCTACAGGTATATAATCAAATTAAAGTGTCGTCTAGCTTGGTTATATGGAGAGCTGCCTGAGCCTAGGAACATGTGGTTTGTATTGTAGGCTCCTTCCCATACCCCCTAAAGTTTTCAAGCTGGTGATACACAGGAAACCATTAATATCTACTGGAAAAGAATTAGTTTCAATAAAACTGTAACATATTTTGAAGGGATAGTAGCATTGTTGGTTTAAACTAAAGTAAATTCATAATGCCTAGGAGGACTCCAAATGTGTGGAACTTATAGAAGTTTAAAATTGAAGACATGTGGAAACTATTTCTAAAACTATGGTCTCAGTGAAGTGCCTGGACTCGATTATTACAACTGACGATGGGAAGCCCTGAACGGTTTTGGGGTGCAGTTTGGTTTTGATTAGCTTCTAATGCTCATCTGAAATGTCAGGCCTTTTCAACTGGATCTACACTTGCTTGGAGACTGCATGTCATAAGCAGTGGAGATTCCAAAGTCACCCACTTCTTAATAAGCCCCTTACAGCCTCTCTATGATTCATCTTAACATGCACCCTTTGTTTCCCCTTCTAGACCTCCTACTTTGGTAAAGTGATGTGGCCCACCCACCTTTCAGTTGGGTCTGGGAGGGTGCTCACTTCAAACTTCTCAGCACATGTCTCAGAGATCATGGGGCATGTCTGTGAGGCTGGAGTTAGCCTGAGGGCCAGCCCCGCTGTGCTGGGAAGTGTGACCCGAGTGCAAGGGCAGCTTTAGCTTTAGGCAGGACAGACTGTCATCTCCAGGATGCTGCCAcatcttgggggtggggcagggggtgatggAATGACTTTATTTTAACTCCCtaaaaccaagcatgtgcttggggcagcacttttcaaggggtggcactccggcttttttttttttttgcttggggcggcaaaaaacctggcgCCGTCCCTGGGGTGGGAGGACAAatgacttcaatgtgctttgcCCATGGGCACTGAAGGTGCAGCAGAGCATTCTCTCCTGCATTAATAGGCTTTAAAAGTAGGAGAAAAGGGATGAACAGAGGGGGGCTGGAGTAGATTGGGGATCAGTGAGAGGCTGCAATGGGCAGATGAACTAACTTAGAAAGGACAGGTGGGATAATAGCAAAGGGAATTGATCAGAACTTACATCGGCCTATTTGGATAGTTATAGTTTCCAGGACTAGTCCACCCAGCCTTGATCATTACCTTTAGCTCATGACTCTCATCCAGGTGGGTACCACACCACTTTATATACTTAACTGGTTGTGTCAGCTGCACAGAATGGGCATGGCCATGCAAACAGTATATTTCTTGAACAACATCAAGACCACTGCTATTTAGGTTCCTAGCAACAATCTGAGCATTGCTGATATCTTTGAGTGTCTGGAAAAGTTACTACTTCAGGTGTGCTGCGGGTGGCAAAACACCCTTCCAGATCTTACTATGGCTAGACATCCCCACAGATCTAGTAGTGGAGCCTGATGGACTGAGGCCAGGACTTTAGGGccatattttaaaggtatttgggcacctaaagatgaaaattagtgggattttcaaaagctcccaaACTatctgactcccattgatttcaatagtagCTAACtttctaggcacttttgaaaatcccattagggacctatctacatctttaggtgcctaaatacctctaaaatctggcctttagtacCTAAATATGAGGAAGGCTGGTACTATGTAAACACTTAAAATAAATGAGGCCAGATTAGTTTAGACAGCTCTTCACTctgaggaagaaaataaaatcctggccccaccaaAGTCactagaagttttgccattgacttcaatggggccaggatttcatccaagcTGAATTTTCAAACATCAGCCATGGCACTTGGAAGGTCCCCATGCTAGCAGACCCCTCCTTGCAGTTTTGCATGGAATCCATTTTTGCCTGGTGCACTGGGGACGCTAGGCTGAGGTCGGAGTATGAGCAGTAGCAGTGCTGGCTACTGCTGCCACTTCATGCTGGGTGTCAGGGCAGAGAGACTGGAGAACAaatgcttaatttaaaaataagcttTAATTTTTCAACTTTGCATTGTAACGAGCACAGCTCTAATATAATTGTATTTGTGCTATATTATAGCACAATCATTCCGAGGGACTAATACTGTTTGGACTGGAAAATTCAAATATCCCGATGCCTAATTGCATCATTTACTTTCTGGTACTTTGAAATCCAGACTTCCTTCCTATAAAGAATCAGCTGGAACGTTATTTGTCTCATGCCTCTCAATGTGGtttcaaagcaaaaaaataagACTTGGGTTACTGCCACGGCTATTTCATTTCAACTTCCTACCAGTAACCATATTGCTCTCTAGGGGCAATTGTGCAAGATTAGTAAGAGGGAAGAAAGATGGCTTTGTGGCTACAACACTGGTCTGAGAGCCAGGAGTTTTTGCCACAGATTTCCAGTGTGCTCTAGAAGTCAATTTAACtccctgtgccttggtttccccatctataaatagGATATAATATGCACCCATCACCCAGGGCTCTACAGAGAGTGTACTAATGTTGGCAAAGTGGTAGATTATACTTAGCCTTATACTTAAGACTGTAAgcagtttgggggcagggatcaaCTCTGTtctatgtttgcacagtgcccagcacaatgtaactaattaataataataattgaggTCAGGGTTCTGCACATGTTGATAGCACTGCTAACATATAGAACAGTGCAAAGAAAGCAGGAAATGCCTCTCAATACACTACTCTAGATGTCATCAAGAAGAAACCCTGAACTCCGTTCTGGGCAGGGAAAAACTGTCTAGCCAATTGAAAAAATCAGTTGTCATCAAAGAGGAAGACACAGCGAGGAAGGACTGGCTTGTAGCTGAGGCTCTAGATTGAGACTCAGGAGGCTTTGGTTCAATTCCCAGATTTCTCCCAGACTCAGTGTGTGACTTAACTCCCAGTGTCTTATCATCATCCCCATCTTACTGAGATGATGAACTAATCCTCCTTTCTTCCTACCATTCTCTGTGTGGTCTATTTcgattgtaaactcctcaggggcagggatggtctctcACAATATGTTTGTACGGTGCCTACCTGATTGACACGACTAACACAAACAACAAATACTAATAACCAAAGCATAGGctgttatatttttaaactaaCTACAGAACTTGTGCATTGATGGACACTTAAATCAGATTCTTACATTTCAGGTGACTACGTGCCATGGAATGAATCAAAACGAGAGATGATTAAACCAGACAATAAATACCATCCATCGGAAGCAAAATTTGACTACAGAACCACTGTCCAGGATGATTATGTATATAAGGGACCAGTCGCCACTCACAGCTGCAAACCTCTGAATCCAGCCCACATGACAAAGGCACCTTTGGAGGACCTGACAAATTATAAATTGAATTATGTGCCACATCCCTTGGAGAAACGCTTTGTCCATGAGTATGAGAAGTATAAACCCAGTGAAACCCCATTTGATGGCCTCACCACCCACAAACAATCCTACAAGGGTCTGGCTGGCCCGCCTGCCAAGATAGTGAAACCGTACCAGTCAATGCCAACCCACGATCTCCCATTTTCCTCTTCCACAGAGTTTCGGGAAAAATACCAAGCTTGGCCACAGCACCCCATGTTCACCAGAAAACCTGATGTGTACGTGCCCCCCGTAGAGAAAATGGACCTTCAGACAACTACTCAGACTCATTACACATACCCTAAGGGACAGCCAGCCAAGGCATGTCGGCCCTTGGGCCATGTTCAGAAAACCACTGCACCCTTTGACAGCTGCTCCACCATGAAGGATGATTACAAGCCATGGCATGGTAAGAAAGCAAAACCCATCATACCTGTCTCAGAACTTACTTTGCCAGCAGAACCAATGGAGAACCTGACCACCTTTCGGGCCCATTACGTGCCTCACCCCCCCACTTTAACTAAGAGCTTTAAGCCGGGTTGGTCAGCTGCACGGCCTAACATGCTACTCGATGCAGAAACCACCTACGCCACCAGCTACACGCCGAAGGAAATTGTCAAATGCCTTGCCTCCTACAAAGAACCCCCAGGCTATGTGCTTCAAGAAATCGATGCTGTCGGTCACAAGTTCTACTGCCCTGTTTCGGAGGCTGAACGCCCAATGAGTTCAAAGAGTAAAGAGCGAAGAAGCAGCTTTTCTGGGAATGGACTATACCTACCTGGCCCAAAGGAACTACCAGTgacagcctgattttttttttttttttttttgtaaccctCTTTTAAACTGATCATTGATTTTATTCCTTTAAAGAACTTAAAATAGCTCCCAGGACCTAGGTCCTGGTGGAACACCTGCATAATAAGAATCCTAATGTCtagggaaaaaacattttaatcaCTTGGTTGTCAGTGTTTTTTCTATCTCCCAAACTCTGTCTTTAGTTAAGCAATGCCTATGTCGTGGTGACAGATTTCTTGTTCACAAACGTATCAGGCACTAAGTTTCCTCCATGATGAGTGTGGTACAGCAGCCTAGATCATAGGTAGACAGATCCCTTAAGTTA
Encoded here:
- the SAXO1 gene encoding stabilizer of axonemal microtubules 1 — protein: MVTNWDDLLHSTIHPSPKASPRRHHCPHLPTRIYEKSEKPCFLSEYVEQYPLYPYAHPRDSFKPKAEYQKQPVAVEGMTTFKRDYVPHEVLPVKFKPPEKYVKSDENMDFISIYKQDYNPYPICRVPPCLPRETNYTSNVKMDTIPTYKGDYVPWNESKREMIKPDNKYHPSEAKFDYRTTVQDDYVYKGPVATHSCKPLNPAHMTKAPLEDLTNYKLNYVPHPLEKRFVHEYEKYKPSETPFDGLTTHKQSYKGLAGPPAKIVKPYQSMPTHDLPFSSSTEFREKYQAWPQHPMFTRKPDVYVPPVEKMDLQTTTQTHYTYPKGQPAKACRPLGHVQKTTAPFDSCSTMKDDYKPWHGKKAKPIIPVSELTLPAEPMENLTTFRAHYVPHPPTLTKSFKPGWSAARPNMLLDAETTYATSYTPKEIVKCLASYKEPPGYVLQEIDAVGHKFYCPVSEAERPMSSKSKERRSSFSGNGLYLPGPKELPVTA